Proteins co-encoded in one Paenibacillus antri genomic window:
- a CDS encoding YqeG family HAD IIIA-type phosphatase, whose protein sequence is MLQLMLPKQTVRTIYDIDLAALRAGGIRGIMTDLDNTLVGAKVPLATPELGAWLEGVRAQGFQVVVVSNNNEARVRAFAEPLRLPFVSRAKKPLNAAFAKALGMMGLRPHEAAIVGDQMMTDVLGGNRLGLFTILVEPIAKSDESWVTRNVNRNLERAFLARLRKKGWLP, encoded by the coding sequence CTACAGTTGATGCTGCCGAAGCAGACGGTTCGCACGATTTACGATATCGACCTGGCGGCGCTTCGGGCCGGCGGCATTCGAGGCATCATGACCGACCTCGACAACACGCTCGTCGGCGCGAAGGTGCCGCTCGCCACGCCGGAGCTCGGCGCTTGGCTCGAAGGCGTGCGCGCGCAAGGCTTTCAGGTCGTCGTCGTTTCCAATAACAACGAAGCTCGAGTTCGGGCGTTCGCGGAGCCGCTTCGGCTGCCGTTCGTCTCGCGGGCCAAGAAGCCGCTGAACGCGGCGTTCGCGAAGGCGCTCGGCATGATGGGACTGCGCCCTCACGAAGCGGCGATCGTCGGCGATCAGATGATGACCGACGTGCTCGGCGGCAACCGGCTCGGTCTGTTTACGATTCTCGTCGAGCCGATCGCGAAGTCCGACGAGAGCTGGGTGACGCGTAACGTCAATCGAAATTTAGAACGAGCCTTCCTCGCGAGGCTCCGGAAGAAAGGGTGGCTACCCTAA
- the yqeH gene encoding ribosome biogenesis GTPase YqeH: MAKPNAAAGPRCAGCGIAVQAENKGALGYVPKAALERSPLVCQRCFRMKHYNEASSVTPDQGEFLRLLNGVGGTDSLVVHIVDIYDFEGSLIGGLQRFVGANPVVLVVNKIDLLPPGINPNRIRNWVQQRAKEEGLRTVEVLLVSAKRGTGFERLAETLESHRRGRDVYIVGATNVGKSSLVNRLISDYSDLDAEVTVSSYPGTTLDLIHIPLDDEASVIDTPGIVYDTRLTERVPKAYLDMIVPNKPVKPATYQLDAEQTLYFGALARFDFVEGAHQSFTCYVSPSLTIHRTKLARADALYADHAGELLQPPTKEDLASMPPLTKHRFRIKPGEEVDLYISGLGWIRANGKSGAIVDVHAPKGVKTIMRPALI; this comes from the coding sequence GTGGCGAAACCGAACGCGGCGGCCGGACCGCGATGCGCCGGCTGCGGCATCGCGGTACAGGCGGAAAACAAAGGGGCGCTCGGCTACGTGCCGAAGGCGGCGCTCGAACGCTCTCCGCTCGTATGTCAGCGGTGTTTCCGCATGAAGCATTATAACGAGGCGTCCAGCGTGACGCCCGACCAAGGCGAATTTCTGCGGCTGTTGAACGGCGTCGGCGGCACGGACAGTCTCGTCGTCCACATCGTCGACATCTACGACTTCGAGGGCAGCCTGATCGGCGGCCTGCAGCGGTTCGTCGGCGCGAATCCGGTCGTGCTCGTCGTCAACAAGATCGACCTGCTGCCGCCGGGCATCAATCCGAACCGCATCCGCAATTGGGTGCAGCAGCGCGCCAAGGAGGAAGGGCTTCGCACCGTCGAGGTGCTGCTCGTGAGCGCGAAGCGCGGCACCGGCTTCGAGCGTCTCGCGGAGACGCTCGAGTCGCACCGCCGGGGGCGGGACGTCTACATCGTCGGCGCGACGAACGTCGGCAAGTCGTCGCTCGTCAATCGGCTGATCTCCGATTACAGCGACCTCGACGCCGAGGTGACGGTGTCCTCGTATCCGGGCACGACGCTCGACCTCATACATATTCCGCTCGACGACGAAGCGAGCGTCATCGACACTCCCGGAATCGTCTACGATACCCGGTTGACGGAGCGCGTGCCGAAAGCGTACCTCGACATGATCGTGCCGAACAAGCCGGTGAAGCCGGCGACGTACCAGCTCGACGCGGAGCAGACGCTGTATTTCGGCGCGCTCGCCCGGTTCGACTTCGTCGAGGGGGCGCATCAGTCGTTCACGTGTTACGTCAGCCCTTCGCTGACGATTCATCGAACGAAGCTCGCGCGAGCGGACGCGTTGTACGCGGACCACGCCGGGGAGCTGCTGCAGCCGCCGACGAAGGAAGACCTCGCATCGATGCCGCCGCTGACGAAGCACCGCTTCCGGATTAAGCCCGGCGAAGAGGTAGATTTGTATATTTCGGGCCTCGGCTGGATCCGCGCGAACGGCAAGAGCGGCGCGATCGTGGACGTGCACGCGCCGAAGGGCGTCAAGACGATTATGAGACCCGCGTTGATTTGA
- a CDS encoding shikimate dehydrogenase, which produces MEKEHITQGLRVDSYTALYGVFGDPVRHSRSPIMLGRAFAETGTNAAYVAFHVKPEALGDAVRGVRSLGLRGVNVTVPHKVEVMQYLDEIDETARVIGAVNTIVNRDGRLVGYNTDGIGYVRSLKEETGRSLRGARILLLGAGGASRGVGYALAKEEPARLIVANRTEGKASELARELGAVADTQGIGWEGIDHIIGNVDIIINTTPIGMHPNTDATPIDPASIRSGTVVSDLIYNPLKTKLLVEAEAAGLVVHGGLGMFVYQGAYAFEYWTGLPAPVAAMREAVLETFEPAAGKGA; this is translated from the coding sequence TTGGAGAAAGAGCACATTACGCAAGGCTTGCGCGTCGACAGCTACACGGCGTTATACGGCGTGTTCGGCGATCCGGTCCGGCATTCGCGCTCGCCGATCATGCTCGGGCGCGCCTTCGCGGAGACGGGCACGAACGCGGCGTACGTCGCGTTCCATGTCAAGCCGGAGGCGCTCGGGGACGCGGTGCGCGGCGTTCGCTCTCTCGGTCTACGGGGCGTGAACGTCACGGTACCGCATAAGGTCGAGGTCATGCAGTATCTCGACGAGATCGACGAGACGGCGCGGGTCATCGGCGCCGTGAACACGATCGTCAACCGGGACGGCCGTCTCGTCGGCTACAATACGGACGGCATCGGCTATGTTCGTTCGCTTAAGGAAGAGACCGGCCGATCGCTTCGCGGCGCCCGCATTCTTCTGCTCGGCGCGGGCGGGGCGTCCCGCGGCGTCGGATACGCGCTCGCGAAGGAGGAACCCGCTCGTCTGATCGTGGCGAATCGGACCGAAGGCAAGGCGTCCGAGCTCGCACGCGAGCTCGGCGCCGTCGCGGATACGCAAGGAATCGGCTGGGAAGGAATCGACCATATTATAGGCAACGTGGATATTATCATCAATACGACGCCGATCGGCATGCATCCGAACACGGACGCGACGCCGATCGATCCCGCCTCGATCCGAAGCGGGACGGTCGTCAGCGATTTGATTTACAACCCGCTGAAGACGAAGCTGCTCGTCGAAGCGGAAGCGGCGGGACTCGTCGTCCACGGCGGTCTCGGCATGTTCGTCTATCAGGGCGCGTACGCGTTCGAGTATTGGACCGGCTTGCCGGCGCCGGTCGCGGCGATGCGCGAGGCGGTGCTCGAGACGTTCGAGCCGGCGGCGGGTAAAGGCGCATGA